GCACCGGAACCGCAGCCGTGACGCACCGTCGCCGACGCCCCGCGGCCCACCGCGCGGAGCACGCGGTCGAAGGCTCTCAGCGAAATCGCTCGACGGGGCTGAGCCGTCTCCGTACTGCTGGAACGGGAAGCGGTACGACTCCTCGACCACGACGGGGGACGATTCATGATCGCGAGCGAGCGTTGGGGACTGCCGGAATCGCAGTTCTGGTTGCGCGGCGAACGACCGGCGACCGCCGTCCAGCGGGACCCCGACACCGGAGGCGCGCACGTGTACGGCCACGCGGAGGCGGTGCGCGTGCTCGGCGACCCGCGGTCCTATTCGTCGAACACGAGCAGGCTGCAGCCCCAGATGCAGGAGTTCGTCGAGGGCGACCTGCTGCAGTGGGATCCGCCGGAGCACACGAAGTTGCGCAGGCTCGTCAGCCGCGCCTTCACTCCGAAAGTCGTCGCCGGACTCGAACCACGCATCACCGAGATCACCCGCGAACTGCTCGACCGCGCGGGCGACCGGCTCGACCTGGTGGCCGACGTCGCCCACCCCCTCCCGTCGATCGTCATCGCCGAATTGCTGGGTGTGCCCGCCGACGAACGCGACCTGTTCACGGGATGGGTCGACGTGGCCCTCGGCGGGACGGAACCCGGAGGTTCCGACTCGGATCCGGAGCAGCGGACGCGGACGGCGGTCGCCATGTTCCGGAAGCTGCGCGACTACCTGACCGAGCACGCCGACGAGCGGCGCGCGCACCCGCGGGAGGACCTGCTCACGCGGCTCGTCGAAGCCGAGGTGGACGACGTGCGGCTGACGCGCGCCGAGGTGGCCCACTTCGCGACCTCGTTGCTCATCGCGGGCCACCTCACCACCACGATGCTGCTGGGCAACACCGTGCTCTGCCTCGACGCCCACCCCGAGCACCAGGCCCGCGCCCGCACCGATCGCCGCGCGCTGCCCGCCGTGATCGAGGAGTCGTTGCGCTTGCTGAGCCCGTTCGCCTCGGTCGCGCGGGTGACGACCGCGGAGGTGGAGCTGGGCGGTCAGCGGATTCCGGCCGACCGGCCGGTGTCGGTGTGGCTCGGCGCCGCCAACCGCGATCCGCGGCGGTTCCCGGACCCGGACGTGTTCGACCCGGCCCGCGACCCGAATCCGCACCTCGGTTTCGGCCGGGGCGTCCACTTCTGCCTCGGCGCCCCGCTGGCCCGGTTGGAGGGCGAGGTGGTGCTCGGTCAGCTGCT
This window of the Saccharopolyspora gloriosae genome carries:
- a CDS encoding cytochrome P450, yielding MIASERWGLPESQFWLRGERPATAVQRDPDTGGAHVYGHAEAVRVLGDPRSYSSNTSRLQPQMQEFVEGDLLQWDPPEHTKLRRLVSRAFTPKVVAGLEPRITEITRELLDRAGDRLDLVADVAHPLPSIVIAELLGVPADERDLFTGWVDVALGGTEPGGSDSDPEQRTRTAVAMFRKLRDYLTEHADERRAHPREDLLTRLVEAEVDDVRLTRAEVAHFATSLLIAGHLTTTMLLGNTVLCLDAHPEHQARARTDRRALPAVIEESLRLLSPFASVARVTTAEVELGGQRIPADRPVSVWLGAANRDPRRFPDPDVFDPARDPNPHLGFGRGVHFCLGAPLARLEGEVVLGQLLDRFPGFGTVPEDPPRFRGHPSLTGVQRLPLRAV